A window of Halobellus sp. LT62 contains these coding sequences:
- a CDS encoding serine/threonine-protein kinase RIO2, whose translation MVRNVAGLMAELEPEDFYLLSGVEHGMRFSEWVNREKLPSLSNLTAEEVEYRLDRCATRELIERKTIQYEGYTLTAEGYDALALRAFAERDTIEGVGAPLGVGKESDVLEVQSYRPLALKFHREGYTNFREVMRERDYTSENQHVSWLYTARKAAEREYETLESLFPTVSVPRPIDQNRHAIVMDKFDGIELHRTKLPDEQAVGVFDLILREIAAAYGIGYVHRDMSEYNVAVSESGVMLFDWPQAVPTDHDNAREFLRRDIDNLLSYFNRKYPRLIPDLDVSAIVESVAADDFQTVRDHVA comes from the coding sequence CTATCTCCTCTCCGGCGTCGAGCACGGAATGCGCTTTTCGGAGTGGGTCAACCGCGAGAAGCTCCCGTCGCTTTCGAATCTGACCGCCGAGGAGGTGGAGTACCGACTCGATCGGTGTGCGACCCGGGAGTTGATCGAGCGCAAGACCATCCAGTATGAAGGGTACACGCTCACCGCCGAGGGGTACGATGCGCTCGCGTTGCGGGCGTTCGCCGAGCGCGACACGATCGAAGGCGTGGGTGCGCCGCTCGGCGTCGGCAAGGAGAGCGACGTTCTCGAAGTGCAGTCGTATCGACCGCTCGCGCTGAAGTTCCACCGCGAGGGGTACACGAACTTCCGCGAGGTGATGCGCGAGCGCGATTATACTTCAGAAAACCAACACGTTTCGTGGCTCTACACCGCACGAAAGGCCGCAGAACGCGAATACGAGACGTTGGAATCGCTGTTTCCCACCGTCTCGGTACCTCGACCGATCGATCAGAACCGTCACGCCATCGTGATGGACAAATTCGACGGGATCGAACTGCACCGCACGAAGTTACCCGACGAGCAGGCCGTCGGCGTCTTTGATCTGATCCTACGAGAAATCGCGGCCGCCTACGGTATTGGATACGTCCACCGAGATATGAGTGAGTATAACGTCGCGGTCAGCGAGTCGGGAGTGATGCTCTTCGATTGGCCGCAGGCCGTGCCGACCGACCACGATAACGCGCGCGAGTTCCTCAGACGCGATATCGACAATCTCCTCTCGTACTTCAACCGCAAATACCCCCGATTGATCCCGGATCTCGACGTCAGCGCGATCGTCGAGAGCGTCGCAGCGGACGACTTCCAGACCGTTCGCGACCACGTAGCGTAG
- a CDS encoding DUF5793 family protein, whose protein sequence is MRRDYFALDVENVSWVDEGDDPKKPQVRIDFHGPKEVLESRLSDPNGGYLEASETDVAFRLQDPLDDPDAAGVVSVTNRITGDFVLELNESADDVLAFIRAAREYGRNADDDGRYRVEVRIDGEEAVVYEKQTFLVYDADGNLLRSHSLIPSGVEL, encoded by the coding sequence ATGAGGCGGGATTACTTCGCGCTGGATGTCGAGAACGTCTCGTGGGTCGATGAGGGCGACGACCCCAAGAAGCCGCAGGTCCGGATCGACTTTCACGGGCCCAAAGAGGTACTTGAGAGCCGACTCTCGGATCCGAACGGCGGCTATCTCGAGGCGAGTGAGACCGACGTCGCGTTTCGGCTGCAAGACCCCCTCGACGATCCCGACGCGGCCGGCGTCGTGAGCGTTACGAACCGGATCACCGGCGACTTCGTCCTCGAACTCAACGAGTCGGCCGACGACGTGCTCGCCTTCATTCGCGCCGCGCGCGAGTACGGTCGCAACGCTGACGACGACGGGCGGTACCGCGTCGAAGTTCGCATCGACGGCGAGGAAGCGGTCGTCTACGAGAAGCAGACGTTCCTCGTCTACGACGCCGACGGAAATCTGCTCCGCTCTCACAGTCTGATTCCCTCGGGCGTCGAGTTGTGA
- a CDS encoding uracil-DNA glycosylase family protein, with amino-acid sequence MENVTDRIRNPFGMRPPCEQFVPGYGDANANFHVIGDHPGVHGGLDTGVPFTNESGLRLQAALRRAGLLRATGENPEPIDMFFSYLHLCAPDGDEPTQSSYDDLERFFDAELRAIAAHVLLPVGARATSHVLETYTAQAWKTEIDMESLHATEIRGSGFLVVPIRDPAEWDDTHCDRLVDGIDTLRSTDYRREADLGRFSPGDDPYLVR; translated from the coding sequence GTGGAGAACGTCACCGACCGAATCCGAAACCCGTTCGGGATGCGACCGCCGTGTGAGCAGTTCGTCCCCGGATACGGCGATGCGAACGCCAATTTCCACGTCATCGGCGACCATCCCGGCGTCCACGGCGGGCTCGATACCGGCGTTCCGTTCACCAACGAGTCTGGGCTCCGACTGCAGGCGGCGTTGCGGCGGGCCGGGCTGCTGCGGGCGACCGGCGAGAACCCGGAGCCGATAGATATGTTCTTCTCGTATCTACATCTGTGTGCGCCCGACGGAGACGAACCGACGCAGTCGTCCTACGACGACTTAGAGCGCTTTTTCGACGCGGAACTGCGTGCGATCGCCGCGCACGTGCTCCTGCCGGTCGGCGCGCGGGCGACTTCTCACGTGCTCGAGACGTACACGGCGCAGGCGTGGAAGACGGAGATCGATATGGAATCGCTGCACGCGACGGAGATCCGCGGGAGCGGTTTCCTCGTCGTCCCGATCAGGGATCCCGCCGAGTGGGACGACACGCACTGCGACCGCCTCGTCGACGGGATCGACACGCTCCGATCGACGGACTACCGGCGCGAAGCCGACCTCGGTCGATTCAGCCCCGGCGATGATCCGTATCTGGTTCGGTGA
- a CDS encoding DnaJ domain-containing protein has product MEDFYDLLEVSRDASTEEINRAWRRKVRRYHPDVNDDARAGAQFKTLKKAHEVLSEESERAAYDRMGHVAYVDQRLDGLPTKPSRTSEAETPSEGETPTETTASTETTQSTETGSRTRTDEQRHREGQSATSRADHTRQTKTSQRFGHGTHRTRQTNAEGAGSNRTSSTATNAARSHSEGTADQSGASTTSASATMTQPQRRASPLLYGWLGVLLAGTLYLAGLWQYLSANAAALATLRRTARTDPAAALTGTFDLIGPSGFALAATLDAPRSLLFPVGVVALAVVLTAVVLSFGRGLAYLYALGGFVPLVALGVDTVLSLPDGVVLLLVALCPLGATVGFLVDVGRVALVRRAPRS; this is encoded by the coding sequence ATGGAAGACTTCTACGACTTGCTGGAGGTGTCTCGCGACGCCTCGACTGAGGAGATCAATCGCGCGTGGCGGCGGAAGGTCCGGCGGTATCACCCCGACGTCAACGACGACGCGCGGGCGGGTGCGCAGTTCAAGACGCTCAAGAAAGCCCACGAGGTGCTCTCCGAGGAGTCCGAACGCGCCGCCTACGACCGGATGGGCCACGTGGCGTACGTCGACCAGCGACTGGACGGGCTGCCGACAAAACCATCCCGAACGAGCGAAGCCGAAACGCCGAGCGAGGGCGAAACCCCGACTGAAACCACGGCATCGACTGAGACTACACAGTCGACCGAGACCGGAAGTCGAACCCGAACCGACGAACAACGCCACCGAGAGGGGCAGTCGGCGACGAGTCGAGCGGATCATACGCGCCAGACGAAGACGTCCCAGCGATTCGGACACGGGACGCATCGCACCCGACAGACGAACGCCGAGGGGGCCGGCTCGAACCGGACGTCTTCGACCGCGACGAACGCGGCCCGCAGTCACAGCGAGGGTACCGCAGATCAGTCCGGGGCGAGCACTACATCGGCGTCCGCGACGATGACGCAACCACAGCGCCGCGCGTCGCCGCTGCTGTACGGGTGGCTCGGCGTGTTGCTCGCCGGGACGCTCTATCTCGCCGGCCTGTGGCAGTATCTCAGCGCGAACGCAGCGGCGCTGGCGACCCTGCGTCGCACCGCGCGTACGGATCCCGCGGCGGCGCTCACCGGGACGTTCGATCTCATCGGCCCGTCGGGATTCGCCCTCGCCGCGACGCTCGACGCCCCGCGCTCGCTGCTCTTTCCGGTCGGGGTCGTCGCGCTCGCGGTCGTGCTCACAGCGGTCGTGCTCTCCTTCGGCCGCGGGCTCGCTTACCTGTACGCCCTCGGTGGATTCGTGCCGCTCGTCGCGCTCGGCGTCGACACGGTCCTTTCACTTCCCGACGGCGTCGTCCTCCTTCTCGTGGCGCTCTGCCCGCTGGGCGCGACCGTCGGCTTCCTCGTCGATGTCGGCCGCGTGGCTCTCGTCCGTCGTGCGCCGCGCTCGTGA
- a CDS encoding MBL fold metallo-hydrolase: MDVTRIPLGNTVFEGQNNAYLIEGDVTTLVDVGIAMADVRTDLLDGLSAAGVDLSDLDQILLTHWHPDHSGLAGELQERSGATVLVHEDDAPLVAGDEAAAEDLTRLRERRFDEWGIPAEKRAELEGVQANFAGVAGDPSDTRTFVAGDMIPAGDGELEVWHLPGHAAGHVAFAYETTGGEIPLSNADADGARGSGPFSVAFVGDVILPEYTPNVGGADLRLERPLERYVDSLDRLIARDLDFAWPGHRDPIAEPSERARVIRSHHVERTRRVIDVLREHGPADAWTVSAHLFGELEDIHILHGPGEAFAHLDHLDHAGTVARDDAIERAETAERAETADRDGIAYRLVDRDPDVSALFPKTKY, from the coding sequence ATGGACGTCACCCGGATCCCGCTCGGAAACACGGTTTTCGAGGGGCAGAACAACGCGTATCTGATCGAGGGAGACGTGACGACGCTGGTCGACGTCGGCATCGCGATGGCCGACGTACGCACGGATCTTCTGGACGGGCTCTCCGCCGCCGGTGTCGACCTCTCCGATCTGGATCAAATCCTTCTCACGCACTGGCACCCCGACCACAGCGGCCTCGCCGGAGAGCTGCAGGAGCGGTCGGGGGCGACGGTCCTCGTCCACGAGGACGACGCTCCGCTCGTCGCCGGCGACGAAGCGGCCGCCGAGGACCTCACCCGACTCAGAGAGCGACGCTTCGACGAGTGGGGGATCCCCGCCGAGAAGCGCGCGGAGTTGGAGGGCGTGCAAGCCAATTTCGCCGGCGTCGCGGGCGATCCGAGCGACACGCGGACGTTCGTTGCGGGTGATATGATTCCCGCCGGCGACGGCGAACTGGAGGTGTGGCACCTTCCCGGGCACGCCGCGGGCCACGTCGCCTTCGCCTACGAGACGACGGGCGGAGAGATTCCGCTTTCAAACGCTGATGCCGACGGAGCCCGCGGGTCGGGGCCGTTCTCGGTCGCGTTCGTCGGCGACGTGATTCTCCCCGAATACACCCCGAACGTCGGCGGCGCGGACCTCCGTCTGGAACGCCCGCTCGAACGGTACGTCGATAGTTTGGATCGCCTCATCGCTCGCGACCTCGACTTCGCGTGGCCGGGACATCGCGATCCGATCGCGGAACCGTCCGAGCGCGCGCGGGTCATCCGCTCGCACCACGTCGAGCGGACGCGACGCGTCATCGACGTGCTTCGCGAGCACGGTCCAGCCGACGCGTGGACGGTCAGCGCGCACCTGTTCGGCGAGCTCGAAGACATCCATATCCTCCACGGCCCGGGGGAGGCGTTCGCGCACCTAGATCACCTCGATCACGCCGGTACGGTCGCACGAGATGACGCGATCGAGCGCGCCGAGACGGCCGAACGCGCCGAGACGGCCGATCGCGACGGCATAGCCTACCGGTTGGTCGACCGCGACCCCGACGTCTCGGCGCTGTTCCCGAAGACGAAATACTGA
- a CDS encoding DNA-directed RNA polymerase subunit L encodes MELRVIDKTEEELRIEVAGEDHTFMNVIKGALLETEGVAAATYDVNPEQSGGQTEPILSIKTESGVDPLDALGDASRSVQTMMDDFSTAFESAA; translated from the coding sequence ATGGAACTGCGGGTCATCGACAAGACCGAAGAGGAACTCCGCATCGAGGTCGCCGGTGAGGATCACACGTTCATGAACGTCATCAAGGGCGCGCTCTTGGAGACCGAGGGCGTCGCCGCCGCGACCTACGACGTGAACCCCGAGCAGTCGGGCGGACAGACCGAACCGATTCTGTCGATCAAGACGGAGTCCGGCGTCGATCCGCTCGACGCCCTCGGCGACGCCTCTCGGAGCGTACAGACGATGATGGACGATTTCTCCACGGCGTTCGAGTCGGCCGCATAG
- the hisF gene encoding imidazole glycerol phosphate synthase subunit HisF — protein MLTKRIIPCIDVDLDDDGNPAVYTGVNFEDLKYTGDPVEMAKRYNEAGADEFVFLDITASAAGRETMLDTVSAVADEVFIPLTVGGGIRTRDDIKETLRAGADKVSINTAALENPDLIDEGARAFGSQCIVISVDAKRRYDERGEHYVDVDGESCWFECMVKGGREGTGVDLVEWAKTAESRGAGELFVNSIDADGTKEGYDIPLTKAICDTVSTPVIASSGCGGPEDMYEVFTEAGADAGLAASIFHFGDYSIQETKEYLHERGVPVRL, from the coding sequence ATGCTCACGAAGCGGATTATCCCCTGTATCGACGTCGACCTCGACGACGACGGGAACCCCGCCGTCTACACCGGCGTCAACTTCGAGGACCTGAAATACACCGGTGATCCGGTGGAGATGGCCAAGCGATACAACGAGGCGGGCGCAGACGAGTTTGTCTTCCTCGACATCACCGCCTCGGCGGCGGGTCGGGAGACGATGCTCGATACGGTCTCGGCGGTCGCCGACGAGGTGTTCATCCCGCTCACCGTCGGCGGGGGGATCAGAACGAGAGACGATATCAAAGAGACGCTCCGCGCGGGCGCGGACAAGGTCTCGATCAACACTGCGGCGTTGGAGAACCCCGACCTGATCGACGAGGGCGCGCGGGCGTTCGGCTCGCAGTGCATCGTCATCTCCGTCGACGCGAAGCGCCGCTACGACGAACGCGGCGAACACTACGTCGATGTCGACGGCGAGTCCTGCTGGTTCGAGTGTATGGTGAAGGGCGGCCGCGAGGGGACGGGCGTCGACCTCGTCGAATGGGCGAAGACGGCCGAGTCCCGCGGCGCGGGCGAGCTGTTCGTCAACTCCATCGACGCCGACGGAACGAAAGAGGGCTACGACATCCCGCTGACGAAGGCCATCTGCGATACGGTGTCGACCCCCGTCATCGCCTCCTCGGGCTGCGGCGGGCCTGAAGATATGTACGAGGTGTTCACCGAGGCCGGGGCCGACGCCGGGCTGGCGGCGTCGATCTTCCACTTCGGCGACTACAGCATCCAAGAGACGAAAGAGTACCTCCACGAGCGCGGCGTTCCCGTCCGGCTGTAA